In a genomic window of Sulfuriferula nivalis:
- a CDS encoding peroxiredoxin — MAVLVCKQAPDFTATAVMGNNEIKDITFSEFTKGKYAVIFFYPLDFTFVCPSELIAFDHRLAEFSARGVEVLGISIDSQFTHLAWKNTPINNGGIGQVKYTLVADIKHEIAKAYDVELDGGVALRGSFLIDRSGVVRHQVVNDLPLGRNIDEMLRVIDALQFTEEHGEVCPAGWKKGDAGMGASTEGVAKYLAENADKL; from the coding sequence ATGGCTGTTTTAGTTTGTAAGCAAGCACCTGACTTTACCGCAACTGCAGTAATGGGCAATAACGAAATTAAAGACATCACTTTTTCTGAATTTACCAAAGGCAAATACGCGGTCATCTTCTTCTACCCACTCGACTTCACTTTCGTATGCCCATCAGAATTGATCGCTTTTGATCACCGTCTGGCTGAATTTTCTGCGCGTGGCGTTGAAGTGCTGGGTATATCGATTGATTCACAATTCACCCACCTGGCATGGAAAAACACCCCAATCAACAACGGCGGTATTGGTCAAGTTAAATACACATTAGTAGCAGACATCAAACACGAAATCGCTAAAGCCTACGACGTAGAACTGGACGGCGGCGTGGCATTGCGCGGTTCATTCCTGATCGACCGTAGTGGTGTTGTGCGTCATCAAGTGGTGAACGACTTGCCACTAGGCCGCAACATTGATGAAATGCTGCGCGTGATCGACGCACTGCAATTCACCGAAGAGCATGGCGAAGTCTGCCCAGCTGGCTGGAAAAAAGGCGATGCAGGTATGGGTGCATCAACTGAAGGCGTAGCGAAATATCTGGCTGAAAACGCTGACAAACTGTAA
- a CDS encoding AI-2E family transporter: MDNLNKRPTTTEIVAWVCSAVLLIFILIFHLLPALLAGLLVFELVHIISPHVAKHLPGQRSKFIALGLLAFTIISLLTLAGIGLVTFLRSDAAGLTLLFDKMAEIIEGSREMSPAWLLSYLPADAETLRVSVTAWLRTHAAELQLAGKEIARLAAHILVGMIIGGILAVRDMVPTHKYKPLARAMAERAVRLSTAFRRIVFAQVRIASINAVFTAIYLVIVLPVMGVHLPLTKTMIAITFVVGLIPVIGNLMSNTVIVIVSLSQSIDIAIGSLVFLILIHKLEYFLNARIVGSQIHARAWELLLAMLLMESIFGIVGVIAAPIYYAYIKDELSARGWV, from the coding sequence ATGGATAATTTAAATAAACGCCCTACAACGACAGAAATTGTTGCCTGGGTATGTTCTGCTGTACTGCTGATTTTTATATTGATTTTCCATTTACTACCCGCATTACTGGCTGGTTTGCTGGTATTCGAGTTGGTCCACATTATTTCTCCGCATGTAGCAAAACATCTGCCTGGGCAGCGGTCAAAATTCATTGCCTTGGGTTTGTTGGCATTTACGATTATCAGTTTGCTGACTTTGGCGGGTATCGGCCTGGTGACTTTTCTACGTTCGGATGCTGCCGGACTGACATTGCTATTTGATAAGATGGCAGAAATCATCGAAGGCTCGCGGGAAATGTCTCCTGCATGGTTGCTGAGTTATTTACCAGCTGATGCGGAGACGCTGCGCGTGTCAGTTACGGCCTGGTTACGTACCCATGCTGCCGAACTGCAGTTGGCGGGTAAAGAAATTGCACGACTTGCTGCACATATATTAGTGGGTATGATCATTGGTGGCATTTTGGCGGTGCGTGATATGGTGCCAACTCATAAATATAAACCACTGGCTCGTGCCATGGCAGAGCGGGCAGTACGGCTTAGTACGGCTTTCAGGCGTATCGTTTTTGCGCAAGTGCGTATTGCGAGTATTAATGCTGTTTTTACTGCCATTTATCTGGTGATTGTCTTGCCGGTGATGGGTGTGCATTTGCCGCTGACCAAAACCATGATCGCCATTACTTTTGTGGTGGGCTTGATTCCTGTGATCGGTAATCTGATGTCGAATACAGTCATCGTAATAGTCAGCCTTAGTCAATCCATCGATATTGCAATAGGCTCGTTGGTGTTTCTAATCCTGATTCATAAGCTGGAGTATTTTCTTAATGCGCGCATAGTCGGCAGTCAAATTCATGCGCGTGCCTGGGAGTTGTTGCTGGCGATGTTGCTGATGGAGTCGATATTCGGCATCGTCGGCGT